A single region of the Nomia melanderi isolate GNS246 chromosome 12, iyNomMela1, whole genome shotgun sequence genome encodes:
- the fab1 gene encoding 1-phosphatidylinositol 3-phosphate 5-kinase fab1 isoform X1 → MNKNMNSPSKLTEFAPLSPEESQPVVASLFSKFFNFTKSSQNVDDSTISSTKEEQSSSDSESWKQSESTEKTPEDDSSSMMNFPLDTREGRSLPNVLRRISNIVALKSNNLRSYKDSQLRSYWMPDSVSKQCYDCGERFTTFRRKHHCRVCGQIFCSKCCSDQIPGKIMGCTGDLRVCTYCCKVVLSYLQSSDMRSDLSEDLKALQEDLQVKYGNNPPLLTQTNANESVEDEISICRKPSVGYMEEKYAIGRSANSYLTSQERSLVLQNSASLRMIYEELFRSSQAILLQTHRIRLKSYHNCFLASELVNWMIAQNKAATRVQATAIGQALLEAGFIEPIVVDNVFSDTATVFKPATLSQMQSMDLLTETQTTCDAQEPAWVKTIPQHDSTTDSESETKPPNSMQQTTGRLPSSSSSFYLDLNLESSTVTLKRPTSEDLTTISVDSSDSVIDQKEVTVKSHKCNLKIADDLLSDVLQVQEFKERNGWHKPSNLRAAFGELHVYECVTSAYKQHEDSLIKQLLNKEGLSQTWSETILPIAHQVVDFVRPDLNHNVDDLDIRQYVQIKKCPGGLRDDCEIVSGVVCNKNVAHKGMNAMIAQPKILLLQCGLMYQRVEGKLLSLEPVMMQENEYLGHTVARITALGPDVVLVHRSVSRLAQDRLRECGVTLVLNVKLSVLERVARCTGATIVNTIDAHISARYMLGTCKKFYLRNFISEKNGIKTLMYFEGCANPHLGATILLRGGSQAELKKVKNVTSMMIFAAYSWRLEKSFLMDEFARPPSPKDNSFLDETSQKDSKDFEATDKTLQTRSNEENDDAESTDSTEILKISKIEKDSGTSSNEKHIIEIEIPTNKSTPLKDKMTEQLYSENTLNLNSVKQISSILSEDIDSYDTLKLFKPKTKPNVNDSKALEDYITGKMSHNNDSSNASSGLGTDYSEDQNSTMELFSGKSGEKINKKTEEETEKPKIKDKIVLEEKRIYGESISDRSDPLHQYLNEDEENVFSQTSPNGQHLSVADLPLLNKFKKALEGTILSVSPYLKFSIPYLETETGRNCVLRSFFPREIFYSAQFLDKVKEIKTSNAASEQSGNENPLMKLQLKPQHPFVQARLTSDVDSQEVQSLLADFRARGSRLYPTNNVLSDKQQTIIQPDVNDQNLTWPDCLDPASHQRLSVLFCSFSHTGNDTPAFCVSPWVVNMDLYGRNDIALGRFLERYCLTSEYKCPAQACRAQIAQHVRRFAHDGGCIHINLSEMSTEPFAQENGNQILMWSKCMKCKNVSPVVPMSDDTWSLSFAKYLELRFHGNAYTRRGTDTCQHLLHYDHYQYFTKKNMLAVFKYTKISQWEISLPPPLINIIYDPKQHADVIEEMKSLTLKGDEVFSTIKEKLTTLQTDVDNLNTAKQLLTKDQQCFKNKIEEIQLKLTSPTLENKKLEGKVSEKQVQTLMFRIEDGIVILKRLISEVVSTWNTKILEMSVKKKDERPRRFTERSLTTGSNSIIDTDGYITEDTASESQIEDLSPMSADYNAVDAITAVQNDLLGMEAVEHSDSELLESNNPDDIVVVQGSPKMHQRSHSDVLPIAVEDMPDKKKKKKTILSQLLPSLSVTQPIPNPLGSLEHHLLPLGSVVPIVVYESEPSSIIAYALDSLDYKHAKQELMRTIRGPDLNPSPLNTRKFPENKENLSDVMQSGEFKRPSVLSFFRGNSPNPASPIDSDKSVSNMDSNLQNPTVSLETEEDKKATKQQNYIEVQFNDATTNFYCRIYFAAQFAAFRENVLPCGEDGYTRSLSRSVQWAARGGKSGSSFCKSRDDRFIIKEMSRLEMQIFLNFAPNYFAYMEKCQQTKQPTLLGKIVGVYRVSFKNNTTNAALRTSVLVMENLFYNRTITDKFDLKGSVRNRLVNPDDMCHEGELVLLDENLLNMSCDSPLYIRSHSKAVLNRAIEQDTKFLADNSVMDYSLLVGLEPNSDELVLGIIDYIRTFTWDKKLETMVKKSGILGGQGKLPTIISPEEYRARFIAAMHRYFLPVPDRWSGLGRGVEA, encoded by the exons atgaataaaaatatgaattcacCGTCGAAACTTACGGAGTTCGCTCCGTTAAGTCCCGAAGAGAGTCAACCTGTCGTAGCTTctctattttcaaaattctttaaCTTCACTAAGA gtTCACAGAATGTTGATGATTCTACCATTTCTTCTACTAAAGAGGAACAAAGCTCGTCTGATTCTGAGTCATGGAAGCAATCAGAAAGTACGGAAAAAACACCAGAGGATGATAGTTCTAGTATGATGAACTTTCCATTGGACACTCGTGAAGGCAGAAGTTTACCAAATGTTCTGAGACGTATTAGTAACATAGTAGCTTTAAAAAGCAAC AACTTACGCTCATACAAGGATTCCCAATTAAGAAGTTATTGGATGCCAGATAGTGTAAGTAAACAATGTTATGATTGTGGAGAGCGGTTCACGACATTTCGTAGAAAACACCATTGTCGTGTATGTGGtcaaatattttgttcaaaGTGTTGTTCTGATCAGATTCCTGGAAAAATTATGGGATGCACTG GTGATCTTAGAGTTTGTACATATTGTTGTAAAGTAGTATTATCTTATTTACAATCATCAGATATGAGAAGTGATCTATCAGAAGATTTAAAAGCTTTACAAGAAGACCTTCAAGTCAAATATGGAAATAATCCACCACTTTTAACTCAAACGAATGCAAATGAGTCTGTAGAAGacgaaatttcaatttgtagAAAACCGAGTGTTGGATATATGGAGGAAAAATATGCTATTGGAAG gtCAGCAAATAGTTATTTAACATCTCAAGAACGTTCTCTTGTATTACAAAATTCAGCTTCTTTAAGAATGATTTATGAAGAGCTCTTTAGATCAAGCCAAGCGATTCTTTTACAGACGCACAGAATTAGACTGAAAAGCTATCATAATTGTTTCTTAGCAAGTGAATTAGTGAATTGGATGATAGCACAAAATAAAGCGGCCACACG agtACAAGCCACTGCTATAGGACAAGCACTTTTAGAAGCTGGTTTTATCGAACCAATAGTTGTCGATAATGTATTCAGTGATACTGCAACTGTATTTAAGCCAGCAACATTATCGCAAATGCAAAGCATGGATTTGTTAACTGAGACTCAAACTACTTGCGATGCCCAAGAACCTGCATGGGTGAAAACAATTCCACAACATGACTCTACAAcag acTCAGAAAGTGAAACGAAACCTCCAAATTCAATGCAACAAACTACTGGTCGGTTACCATCTTCAAGTTCAAGCTTTTATTTGGATCTAAATTTAGAATCATCTACTGTCACATTAAAAAGACCAACATCCGAAGATTTAACTACGATATCTGTAGATAGCAGTGATAGTGTAATCGATCAGAAAGAAGTCACAGTAAAATCGCATAagtgtaatttaaaaattgctgATGATCTTCTGAGCGACGTACTGCAAGTACaagaatttaaagaaagaaatggtTGGCACAAACCATCAAATCTTAGAGCTGCTTTTGGAGAGTTACACGTATACGAATGTGTAAC ATCTGCATACAAACAACATGAAGATTCATTAATTAAGCAACTTCTTAATAAAGAAGGGTTGTCGCAGACATGGTCAGAAACCATACTTCCGATTGCGCATCAGGTTGTCGATTTTGTAAGGCCGGATCTAAACCATAACGTCGATGACCTGGATATTCGACAATACGTTCAAATAAAAAAGTGTCCAGGTGGTCTTAGAGACGATTGTGAAATCGTATCTGGAGTAGTGTGTAACAAAAATGTTGCGCACAAAGGAATGAACGCGATGATAGCGCAACcaaaaattttattacttcaatGCGGTCTTATGTATCAACGTGTGGAAGGGAAATTATTAAGTTTGGAACCAGTAATGATGCAA GAGAATGAATATTTAGGTCATACGGTAGCTAGAATTACTGCCCTTGGTCCGGATGTTGTGCTTGTACATCGGTCTGTATCGAGGTTAGCACAAGATAGACTTAGAGAATGTGGCGTGACACttgttttaaatgtaaaactaaGTGTTCTAGAGAGAGTCGCACGATGTACAGGTGCGACTATCGTAAATACTATCGATGCACATATAAGTGCAAGATATATGCTTGGTACATGTAAAAAATTTTATCTGCGAAATTTTATAAGTGAAAAAA ATGGTATTAAAACATTGATGTATTTCGAGGGGTGTGCAAATCCACATCTTGGAGCCACAATTTTACTGCGAGGTGGTTCTCAAGCAGaattaaagaaagtaaaaaatgtgACTTCGATGATGATTTTTGCAGCCTATTCTTGGCGTCTTGAAAAGTCATTTCTCATGGATGAATTCGCTAGACCACCGTCTCCcaaagataattcatttttagatGAAACGTCGCAGAAGGATTCCAAAGATTTTGAAGCGACCGACAAGACATTGCAAACTAGAAGTAACGAAGAGAATGATGACGCAGAAAGCACGGATAGcacagaaattttgaaaatatccaaaattgaaaaagattCTGGAACTTCATCAAACGAGAAACACATTATAGAAATTGAGATTCCAACTAACAAAAGTACACCATTGAAAGACAAAATGACAGAACAATTGTATAGTGAGAATACGCTAAACTTAAACTCTGTCAAACAAATATCTTCTATTTTATCTGAAGATATTGATTCTTATGAcactttaaaattgtttaagcCTAAAACAAAGCCTAATGTAAATGATTCAAAAGCGTTGGAAGATTATATAACAGGTAAAATGTCTCATAATAATGATAGTTCAAATGCTAGTTCTGGCCTTGGTACAGATTACAGTGAAGATCAGAATAGTACGATGGAATTATTTAGCGGTAAATCTggagagaaaataaataaaaaaactgaagaagaaaccgagaaaccaaaaataaaagataaaattgtTTTAGAGGAAAAACGTATTTATGGAGAATCGATTTCTGATCGAAGTGATCCTTTACATCAGTATTTAAATGAAGACGAAGAAAATGTCTTCAGTCAAACTAGTCCAAATGGTCAGCACTTAAGTGTTGCCGATTTGCcattattaaataagtttaaGAAAGCTTTAGAAGGAACAATATTAAGTGTTTCACCGTACCTAAAATTCTCTATACCTTATTTGGAAACTGAGACAGGAAGGAATTGTGTATTACGAAGTTTCTTTCCAAGGGAAATCTTTTATTCTGCACAATTTTTGGATAAagtgaaagaaattaaaacaaGTAATGCAGCTTCAGAACAGAGCGGAAATGAAAATCCATTAATGAAATTGCAATTAAAACCGCAACATCCTTTTGTTCAAGCAAGACTGACATCGGATGTCGATAGCCAGGAAGTACAATCATTGTTAGCTGACTTTAGAGCGCGTGGTAGTCGATTGTACCCAACAAATAATGTTTTGTCGGATAAGCAACAAACTATTATACAGCCAGATGTGAATGATCAAAATCTTACGTGGCCTGATTGCTTGGATCCAGCGAGTCATCAGCGGCTGTCTGTACTGTTTTGTAGTTTCTCGCATACTGGCAACGACACACCTGCGTTTTGCGTGAGTCCCTGGGTAGTTAATATGGACTTATATGGAAGAAATGATATTGCCTTAGGGCGTTTCTTGGAACGTTACTGTTTAACTTCCGAATATAAGTGTCCTGCTCAGGCATGTCGAGCACAAATCGCTCAACACGTGCGAAGATTCGCACACGATGGTGGGTGCATACATATTAATTTAAGTGAGATGAGTACTGAGCCGTTTGCCCAAGAGAATggcaatcaaattttaatgtgGAGCAAGTGCatgaaatgtaaaaatgtttCACCGGTAGTACCAATGTCAGATGATACTTGGTCACTATCTTTCGCTAAATATTTAGAATTACGTTTTCATGGAAATGCCTACACTAGACGGGGTACCGACACTTGTCAGCATTTGCTGCATTACGATCATTACCAATACTTCACGAAGAAAAACATGCTGGCTGTGTTTAAATATACAAAGATATCTCAATGGGAGATTTCTTTACCGCCccctttaataaatattatatacgatCCGAAACAACACGCGGACGTGATTGAAGAGATGAAAAGCTTAACACTGAAGGGGGACGAAGTTTTCTCGACTATAAAAGAGAAACTGACGACTTTGCAAACGGATGTAGACAATTTAAATACTGCAAAGCAACTGTTGACCAAAGATCAGCAATGCTTTAAGAATAAGATAgaggaaattcaattaaagttaacaTCTCCGACATTAGAAAACAAGAAACTTGAAGGGAAGGTGTCCGAGAAACAAGTTCAAACTTTAATGTTCCGAATCGAAGACGGAATTGTGATTCTTAAACGATTGATATCTGAAGTTGTGTCTACTTGGAACACGAAAATTTTAGAAATGTCTGTTAAGAAGAAGGACGAAAGGCCACGAAGATTTACCGAACGATCGCTAACAACTGGAAGCAATAGCATTATTGATACTGATGGTTACATTACAGAAGACACTGCTTCAGAATCCCAAATTGAAGATTTAAGTCCCATGTCAGCCGATTACAATGCTGTTGATGCTATCACtgctgtacaaaatgatttattgGGAATGGAAGCGGTAGAACATTCGGATAGTGAACTTTTAGAAAGCAATAATCCAGACGACATTGTTGTTGTTCAGGGATCTCCGAAAATGCATCAGAGATCACACTCTGATGTTTTGCCTATAGCCGTAGAGGATATGCcggataaaaagaagaaaaagaaaaccatTTTGTCGCAATTATTACCTTCTCTATCCGTTACTCAACCAATACCAAATCCTTTAGGATCATTGGAGCATCATTTACTTCCTCTTGG GTCAGTTGTACCTATAGTGGTGTACGAATCAGAACCTTCATCTATAATTGCATATGCGCTTGATTCTCTCGACTATAAACACGCAAAACAAGAACTAATGCGTACTATAAGAGGACCTGATTTAAATCCTAGTCCATTGAATACACGGAAATTTCCGGAAAATAAAGAGAACCTTTCCGATGTTATGCAGTCAGGAGAATTCAAGCGTCCATCCGTTTTGTCATTTTTCCGTGGAAACAGTCCTAATCCTGCAAGCCCTATAGACTCTGATAAAAGTGTCTCAAACATGGATTCTAATCTGCAGAATCCAACAGTGTCATTGGAGACGGAGGAAGACAAGAAAGCGACTAAACAGCAAAATTACATTGAAGTTCAATTTAATGATGCAACAACTAATTTCTACTGTAGGATATACTTTGCCGCACAGTTTGCTGCTTTTAGAGAAAACGTTTTACCGTGCGGTGAAGACGGCTATACGAGAAGTTTAAGCCGAAGCGTACAGTGGGCCGCAAGAGGTGGAAAGAGTGGAAGCAGTTTCTGTAAAAGTCGAg ATGACAGATTCATCATAAAAGAAATGTCTAGACTAGAAATGCAAATATTTCTTAACTTTGCGCCAAATTATTTTGCTTACATGGAAAAATGCCAACAGACCAAGCAGCCAACGTTGTTAGGGAAGATAGTGGGTGTATACAGAgtatcttttaaaaataatacgaCAAATGCAGCACTTCGCACTAGCGTACTAGTAAtggagaatttattttacaatagaaCTATAACAGACAAATTTGATCTGAAAGGATCAGTTAGAAATCGACTAGTAAATCCCGATGACATGTGTCACGAGGGTGAACTTGTCTTGCTCGATGAGAATTTATTGAACA tgaGCTGTGACTCGCCCCTCTATATCAGATCACATTCCAAGGCGGTTTTAAATAGAGCCATTGAACAAGACACAAAGTTCCTGGCTGATAATTCTGTGATGGACTATTCATTGTTAGTTGGTTTGGAGCCAAATTCGGATGAGCTCGTGTTAGGTATAATAG ATTATATACGAACTTTCACATGGGacaaaaaattagaaacaatgGTGAAAAAGTCAGGTATATTAGGCGGTCAAGGAAAGTTGCCAACAATAATATCACCTGAAGAATATCGAGCTCGTTTCATAGCAGCTATGCATCGATATTTCTTGCCAGTACCAGACAGATGGTCTGGTTTAGGTAGAGGTGTGGAAGCATAA